The Chitinophagaceae bacterium nucleotide sequence TTGGTTGTAGCACCTGCAAGTTTGTTATATAACTGGCAGGAAGAGTTAAAGAAATTTGCTCCTTCAGTAAAAGCAATTGTATTTCATGGAGCAGAAAGAGATGAAGAAGAAATACAACAGCCCAATCAACAAATCGTCATTACCAGTTATGGTACATTGCGGCAGGATATTGAACGGTTACAGTTGCTGCAGTGGAATACAGTTGTCGTTGATGAAAGTCAGCACATCAAAAATCCGGCTGCGCAGGTAACAAAAGCAGTGTGGCAATTGATTGCAAAAACACGTATTGCATTAAGCGGAACACCGGTGATGAACGGAACAGGCGATCTCTACAGCCAGATGCATTTTTTATTGCCGGGCTTATTAGGCGCAGGTGAATTTTTCAGAAGAGAATATGCTATTCCCATTGAGCAAAAAGCTGATGAAGAAAAAGCCGCAGCTCTGCAAAAACTCATTAAACCATTTGTATTACGACGTACAAAAGAGCAGGCAGCTCCGGATTTGCCGGCCAAAACAGAATCGGTTTTGTGGTGTGAAATGGATACTGATCAGCGGGCTGCTTATGAGAGCATCAAAGAAAATGTACGAAGCAATATATTGCTTGAAATCAATGAACATGGATTGAATAAAGGAAAGATGTCGGTGCTTGCAGGTTTGATGAAACTGCGTCAGGTTTGCAACAGTTCTGAATTGCTGAAAGATGAAGACATCTTTACGTATGAAAGTATCAAAACAAAACTGCTGATTGATGAACTGAAAACAATTATTCCGCAACACAGGGCACTTGTGTTCAGCCAGTTTACTTCCATGCTTGATTTACTGGAACGGGATTTACAGAAAGAAGGAATTAAAACCATCCGTCTTGATGGACAAACAAAAGTTTCACTACGGCAGGAGCTTGTTGCAGAATTTCAACAGGAAGAAAGTGAGGTGGCTGTTTTTCTGCTGAGCTTAAAAGCAGGAAATGCCGGACTTAACCTAACTGCAGCTGATTATGTTTTTCTGTTTGATCCATGGTGGAACACAGCTGTTGAAAGCCAGGCCATTGACCGTACACACCGCATTGGTCAGCAATCGCATGTATTTGCCTACCGCATGATCTGTAAAAATAGTGTGGAAGAAAAGATCATGAAAATGGCGGCTGGTAAAAAGAAATTAGCCGAAGAACTGATTACAGCTGAAGAAGGATTTGTTAAAAGTCTGACGCTGGATGATATCCGTTACCTGCTTGAATAAAAATTTTTACAAACAGGTGGAAAAAACAATATTATTGTAAGACAAACAGAAGTTATGAAGAAAGTGCTTCCATATATTTTACTAATTGTTTTGCTGCTGGCTGCGGTCATGATCCGCCGTTGTAACAGCACAAAAAATACAACCGATAATCAAAAAGAAAAAAAGAAAACGGAAGATGTACGTAATCCCACAGAACCGAAAACGGATAACGAGAAAAGTAATTTAGATGTCTTCAGAGATCCTGAATCAGATTTTTATTTTACAAAACATGCACGCTGCCGTATGAAGTGCAGACATATTACACAGGAAGAAGTGAAAGAAATTGTACGGAAAGCTGAAGTGAATTATAAGAAGAGTGAACTGGATGCAGTGCAGGGACCGAAGTATGCATTGGAAGGATATACATCGAGAGACAATCAGCATGTGCGGATTATTGTTGCACCGAAACAAAGGCATTTAACTATTGTAACGGTGATTGATTTGGATGAAGATTGGGAATGCCCGAGTTGTAAATAGAGCGGCACGGCCCCCTCTAACTCCCCCGAAGAGGGAGAACTGCATCCGCACTAAGCTAACTTATTTGAACAGGTTAAAGAAGAGTAGGGGGGGGGAAAAAGGGGATTAAAAAATTTAGGGGGAGGGGGAGAGAAAAAAAATTGTTTAAAGAGGTGTGTGCGCCTCCTCTCTTCCGGAGAGGAGGAAGGGTGGAGAGGCCGGGAACTGCTGCAACACTGGCCCAGCTAACTTATAATGTTTAATTAATGGTGAGTGTTGGATATGGACGATTAAAGAATTTAAGTTGATATGGAAGAACAAAAAGCTAATAAGAAAGATACAGTGCCGCCTCCTCTCCCTGGGAGAGGAGGTTGGGTGGTGAGGCTTCTCAAGCCATTTCAATATATCTACGCCATTTACGCCATGCTTTTATTTGTGGTGATCATGTTGTTTGTTTTTCCTTTTGTTGTTGCAGGTTCGTTCTTTGGAAAAATAAAGGGTGGAAATATTGTGATGGGTATTGCAAGAGGCTGGGGAGATGTGTGGTTGTTCCTGCTGGGTATTTATCATGTGCGGATTGTTGAACAGGAAATCAGGGAACATCAACCATATATCTTTGTAAGTAATCATAATTCATACATGGATATTCCGCAGATGCTGAAATCTGTGCGACGTCCGTTGCGTATTTTAGGAAAAGCAGAAACAGGGAAAGTGCCCATCTTCGGAATCATTTACAATGCAGCGGTTGTGCCGGTTGCAAGAGGCAGTGCAGAAAACCGGGCAAGAAGTGTAAAGACATTAAAAGCTGTATTAAGCAAAGAAATTTCTATCTATATCGCACCGGAAGGAACTTTCAATATGACAGATCAACCGTTGATTCATTTTTATGATGGCGCTTTTCGACTGGCTGTTGAAACACAAACACCTGTCAAACCAATGCTGTATTTAGATAGTGTAAAACGGTTACACTGGAGCAGCATCTTTGCATTTACTCCAGGTAAATTAAGAACGGTTTATCTGGAAGAAATTTCTCCTGTCGGTTACACGGCTGATCAGCTCAAACAAAAAGTATATGAAGTGATGGAGAAGAAACTGGTGGAGTATAAGGCGAGTTGGATTGCAAGCCCCCCAACCCCCTGAAGGGGGAGTAAATACACACACCAAGTGTTCACTATCTTACTTAATTTTATTGGTTCATGAACATTGAAAATGCTGATAATATTTTTTCTGATCAATCAGTGGAGTCGAGCTCCCCTTTAGGGGCCGGGGGTTTCGCAGATATCATCATACCACTTGCTCTTCCCCGGAATTATACCTGGAGCATTCCTGAACGTTTACAGGAACAGGTAAGGGTGGGTGTGCGTGTGGAAGTGGAGTTGAAAAAGAAACGTTATGCTGGTGTTATTAAAAGTCTGCACAACAACAAACCCTCAGCATTTGAACCGAAAGGAATTTTGAATGTACTGGATGTTGAACCTATCATACATGAACAGCAGTTGAAGTTGTGGCAATGGATCGCCAACTATTATTTATGTTCCGAAGGTGAAGTAATGGCCGCTGCATTGCCAGCACATTTTAAACTGAGCAGTGAAACCATCCTCATGTTTAATGAAGAAATAGGCGAAGATT carries:
- a CDS encoding DEAD/DEAH box helicase, translating into MRHQQKEEELVEFLRSLHEKFTNQTNGFFYLNFADAQKKGWFLKVYHHLLEMGIDLLGIDLMKHFRYSQYIAETVISKQEVEGNWICLSMTVKFDKEIIPLTYLQKSLLNGQKAVMLKDGSLGVLGEEWLKQYGLLIRHGKIRKEELLVPKWLLMSEATDSKPDEVRSAVIKTDISAAWFSKWKQWEKQTEPLYPLPAGLTVEQLRPYQQKGYEWLRLLSEIGGSGCLADDMGLGKTIQTISFLLHQIEENPFEKHLVVAPASLLYNWQEELKKFAPSVKAIVFHGAERDEEEIQQPNQQIVITSYGTLRQDIERLQLLQWNTVVVDESQHIKNPAAQVTKAVWQLIAKTRIALSGTPVMNGTGDLYSQMHFLLPGLLGAGEFFRREYAIPIEQKADEEKAAALQKLIKPFVLRRTKEQAAPDLPAKTESVLWCEMDTDQRAAYESIKENVRSNILLEINEHGLNKGKMSVLAGLMKLRQVCNSSELLKDEDIFTYESIKTKLLIDELKTIIPQHRALVFSQFTSMLDLLERDLQKEGIKTIRLDGQTKVSLRQELVAEFQQEESEVAVFLLSLKAGNAGLNLTAADYVFLFDPWWNTAVESQAIDRTHRIGQQSHVFAYRMICKNSVEEKIMKMAAGKKKLAEELITAEEGFVKSLTLDDIRYLLE
- a CDS encoding DUF4258 domain-containing protein — protein: MKKVLPYILLIVLLLAAVMIRRCNSTKNTTDNQKEKKKTEDVRNPTEPKTDNEKSNLDVFRDPESDFYFTKHARCRMKCRHITQEEVKEIVRKAEVNYKKSELDAVQGPKYALEGYTSRDNQHVRIIVAPKQRHLTIVTVIDLDEDWECPSCK
- a CDS encoding 1-acyl-sn-glycerol-3-phosphate acyltransferase, translated to MEEQKANKKDTVPPPLPGRGGWVVRLLKPFQYIYAIYAMLLFVVIMLFVFPFVVAGSFFGKIKGGNIVMGIARGWGDVWLFLLGIYHVRIVEQEIREHQPYIFVSNHNSYMDIPQMLKSVRRPLRILGKAETGKVPIFGIIYNAAVVPVARGSAENRARSVKTLKAVLSKEISIYIAPEGTFNMTDQPLIHFYDGAFRLAVETQTPVKPMLYLDSVKRLHWSSIFAFTPGKLRTVYLEEISPVGYTADQLKQKVYEVMEKKLVEYKASWIASPPTP